A genomic region of Deltaproteobacteria bacterium contains the following coding sequences:
- the gspG gene encoding type II secretion system major pseudopilin GspG — protein sequence MFEQKRGNTGFTLIELMVVIVILGILAGLIIPRIMGRPEEARQMKAQVQIESIETALRLYKLDSGSYPTTDQGLQALVEAPTVGELPRAWREGGYLEKGKVPRDPWGNEYVYLSPGVHGEYDLSSFGADGQPGGEGKDKDINSWELD from the coding sequence TTGTTTGAGCAAAAACGGGGTAACACGGGTTTTACCTTGATTGAACTGATGGTGGTCATCGTAATTCTTGGAATTCTGGCAGGTCTGATTATTCCCAGAATCATGGGACGGCCCGAAGAGGCCAGGCAGATGAAGGCCCAGGTACAGATCGAGAGCATAGAGACCGCGCTCAGGCTATACAAGCTGGATAGCGGGTCGTATCCTACCACCGACCAGGGGCTTCAGGCCCTTGTGGAGGCCCCCACAGTGGGAGAACTTCCAAGGGCCTGGCGCGAGGGGGGGTATCTGGAAAAGGGAAAGGTCCCCAGGGATCCCTGGGGCAATGAATATGTCTATCTGAGCCCCGGCGTCCACGGGGAATACGATCTTTCTTCATTTGGCGCCGACGGGCAACCGGGTGGGGAAGGCAAGGACAAGGATATAAATAGCTGGGAACTGGATTAG
- a CDS encoding 4Fe-4S dicluster domain-containing protein yields the protein MKKENDQGKVDQKYGMVIDLDKCTGCGTCMVACAAENNVSVRPDQSDKERTITWMRLYKITNGKEFPDSEVSYFPRPCMQCDHHPPCVSVCVSTATRLDTHTGIVSQIYTRCIGCRYCQAACPYGVRYFNWWDTYFPKDKGLERYLSPEVSPRMRGVVEKCTFCHHRLMRAKEQAYAEDRREIEEEEYQTACTQACPANAITFGDLNNPEHEVSKLSKHPFAFRLLERLGTEPKVYYLSSRDWVRKLGDNFLPGEYQPVVNKTWANQNWSTKPGRDTFSL from the coding sequence ATGAAAAAAGAAAATGACCAGGGGAAAGTCGACCAAAAATATGGCATGGTCATCGATCTTGACAAGTGCACCGGGTGTGGGACATGCATGGTTGCCTGTGCGGCCGAAAACAATGTTTCCGTAAGGCCGGACCAGTCAGACAAGGAACGCACCATAACCTGGATGCGTCTTTACAAGATTACCAATGGAAAAGAGTTCCCCGATTCCGAGGTCAGCTATTTCCCCAGACCCTGCATGCAATGCGATCACCACCCCCCATGTGTTTCGGTATGTGTGTCGACCGCTACGAGACTGGACACCCACACCGGTATTGTCAGTCAGATATATACCCGATGTATCGGTTGCCGGTACTGCCAGGCGGCGTGCCCTTACGGCGTCAGATATTTTAACTGGTGGGACACCTATTTTCCAAAAGACAAGGGCCTGGAACGGTACCTCTCTCCTGAGGTGTCGCCCCGCATGCGGGGGGTGGTGGAAAAATGCACGTTCTGCCATCACCGGCTGATGCGGGCAAAAGAGCAGGCCTATGCCGAAGACAGGCGGGAGATTGAAGAAGAGGAGTATCAGACCGCCTGCACCCAGGCCTGTCCGGCCAACGCCATCACTTTCGGAGATCTTAACAATCCCGAACACGAGGTTTCCAAGCTCAGCAAGCACCCGTTCGCCTTCAGACTCTTGGAACGGCTCGGTACAGAACCCAAGGTCTACTATCTTTCCAGCAGGGATTGGGTCCGCAAATTAGGCGACAACTTCCTGCCCGGTGAATACCAGCCCGTGGTCAATAAAACCTGGGCAAACCAAAACTGGTCCACCAAGCCGGGACGCGATACGTTTAGTCTTTAG
- the nrfD gene encoding polysulfide reductase NrfD: MDSPLLPQGVKRCSTWAFFFWTLPWLALLAWGGLSAFLCLWKGLNQTNMSNVFAFALWIVFDLAVIALGAGAFFTGFLTYIIGKKELKNIINTAVIIGFICYSGAMAMLGIDIGQPIRGWFIFWHANIHSMLVEVSFCITCYLMVLAIEFIPIILENRKLEEIKELRLFGHNLHEIMAVFAATGTFLSFFHQGSLGGMFGVMYARPFAAREGFYIWPWTFFLFVLSAIACGPLFTILCTKLTEFLTRKKLVPDSAIQLLAKISAWLLSLYIVLKIFDYLGWIYGIVPRAGLTFESFFREGPYGMWLVVLEMVFCGILPAIILMVPQGRKNQAWLIFAALLTCTGIVLNRFLFIVVTLAVPVMPFDRFWSYLPTWQEWGIGLAVVGYGFLVFSLAYRYLPVFPKERELNPVPES; the protein is encoded by the coding sequence ATGGATTCCCCATTGTTACCGCAAGGAGTTAAGAGATGTTCGACATGGGCCTTTTTCTTCTGGACCCTGCCGTGGTTGGCCCTCTTGGCGTGGGGCGGCCTCTCCGCCTTTCTCTGTCTCTGGAAAGGCTTGAACCAGACAAACATGAGCAATGTCTTTGCATTTGCTCTCTGGATCGTATTTGATCTGGCCGTGATCGCGCTTGGCGCAGGCGCCTTTTTTACCGGATTTCTGACCTATATCATCGGAAAAAAGGAATTGAAAAATATCATTAACACCGCGGTGATCATCGGCTTCATCTGTTATTCAGGCGCCATGGCCATGCTGGGGATCGACATCGGCCAGCCGATCAGGGGATGGTTCATCTTCTGGCATGCCAATATCCACTCCATGTTGGTGGAGGTGTCTTTCTGCATCACCTGCTATCTGATGGTCTTGGCCATCGAATTCATCCCCATCATTCTGGAAAACCGGAAGCTGGAAGAAATCAAGGAACTCAGGCTGTTCGGACATAACCTCCATGAAATCATGGCTGTCTTCGCCGCAACCGGCACCTTTCTGTCGTTCTTTCACCAAGGATCTTTGGGCGGCATGTTCGGCGTCATGTATGCCAGGCCCTTTGCCGCCAGGGAAGGCTTTTATATCTGGCCATGGACCTTTTTTCTGTTTGTGCTTTCCGCCATTGCCTGCGGTCCCCTCTTCACCATCCTCTGCACCAAGTTGACCGAATTCCTAACCCGCAAAAAATTGGTACCTGACAGCGCCATTCAGCTCCTGGCAAAGATCTCGGCATGGCTTCTTTCACTCTATATTGTACTCAAAATATTTGATTACTTAGGCTGGATCTACGGTATTGTTCCGCGGGCGGGCCTGACATTCGAAAGCTTTTTCAGAGAAGGGCCGTACGGCATGTGGCTGGTGGTGCTGGAAATGGTATTCTGCGGTATTCTCCCCGCCATCATTCTCATGGTCCCCCAGGGGAGGAAAAACCAGGCCTGGCTCATTTTTGCCGCCTTGTTGACCTGCACCGGAATCGTATTGAACCGCTTTCTGTTTATTGTTGTCACTCTGGCCGTGCCTGTCATGCCGTTTGACAGATTCTGGAGTTATCTCCCCACGTGGCAGGAATGGGGCATCGGACTGGCCGTTGTGGGATACGGCTTCCTGGTCTTCTCATTGGCTTACAGGTACCTACCCGTGTTTCCCAAGGAAAGGGAGTTGAATCCCGTCCCGGAATCATAA
- a CDS encoding prepilin-type N-terminal cleavage/methylation domain-containing protein: MARPVIGNRYRESGNPYFCVHMKRIGTAENPNSAGGFTLLEILIAVFLFALIISAVLTAYRGTLNIIDETESQEDIYQMARIAMARVTGDLESAYSPETFQPSETGEETSEPSLFKGEKKYIEGLRCGELRFISLAHLTFSDKKSLTESAEIAYYGKTGTDKDVLDLYRSDTSPTRERPEPGTGGLLLCKGLSSIDFIYYDSEGEPHENWDSDEGPSKGRLPSRVSILMEFPNRKDPERPFRFMSAMAIPMGG; encoded by the coding sequence ATGGCCCGACCCGTCATCGGTAACCGGTATCGGGAATCCGGCAACCCGTATTTTTGTGTGCATATGAAAAGAATTGGAACCGCAGAAAACCCGAACTCGGCAGGGGGATTCACCCTTCTGGAGATCCTCATCGCCGTATTCCTATTCGCCCTCATTATCTCTGCCGTCCTTACGGCGTATAGAGGGACCTTGAACATTATTGATGAGACCGAATCCCAGGAGGACATATACCAGATGGCCCGGATTGCCATGGCTCGGGTCACCGGGGATCTGGAATCGGCCTATTCTCCTGAAACATTCCAGCCTTCGGAAACAGGGGAGGAAACCTCCGAACCCTCTCTCTTTAAAGGAGAGAAAAAGTACATAGAAGGTCTTCGTTGCGGAGAGCTGCGGTTTATCTCCCTTGCACATCTGACCTTTTCAGATAAAAAATCGCTCACTGAATCTGCCGAAATCGCCTATTATGGGAAGACAGGCACTGACAAGGATGTTTTGGACCTGTACCGCTCAGATACATCGCCCACCCGTGAAAGGCCCGAGCCCGGTACCGGCGGGCTGCTCCTGTGCAAAGGACTTTCATCAATCGATTTCATCTACTACGATTCAGAAGGCGAACCCCACGAAAACTGGGATTCGGATGAAGGCCCCTCAAAGGGAAGACTCCCTTCGAGGGTGTCGATCCTGATGGAATTCCCAAACCGGAAGGACCCGGAGCGGCCCTTCAGATTCATGTCCGCCATGGCAATTCCGATGGGGGGATAG
- the gspF gene encoding type II secretion system inner membrane protein GspF: MPVYEYQAFDRTGKNKSGIIDADSPMAARQKLRGSGVFPIALKETSSDLKEKAPGYSPVSTFFKRVKPGEISVATRQLAILLGAGITLVSSLDALISQVSSPLLKKILAQTKESVNEGNSLAVSLAQHPKIFSEIYVNMVKAGEESGSLDLVLHRLAELTEHQQALRGRLKAALAYPVFMIFIGVLVLFFLITFIVPNITKIFDDMHQVLPLPTLILIGVSSFFKSFWWLVAGGVAFGFLLMRRFIRTPGGRRLWDRIKLGAPLIGSLNTKSAMARFSRTLGSLLQNGVPLLSALGIVRNIVNNTRIAEAIDDAIDDIQSGRGLAASLSKSRWFPPIAIQMISAGEQSGEVEGMLNKIADIFEGEVESQALAMTSMLEPVMILAMGVTVGFVVISILLPIFEMNQMIR, from the coding sequence ATGCCTGTTTACGAATATCAGGCCTTTGACAGGACAGGGAAAAACAAGAGCGGAATCATCGACGCCGACAGCCCGATGGCGGCACGCCAAAAGCTGAGGGGATCCGGTGTCTTCCCTATCGCACTAAAAGAAACATCGAGCGATCTTAAGGAAAAGGCACCCGGATATTCGCCCGTCTCAACCTTTTTCAAACGGGTCAAGCCCGGAGAAATTTCTGTCGCCACCCGGCAGCTGGCCATTTTGCTGGGTGCTGGAATCACTCTGGTCTCTTCCCTGGACGCGCTCATCTCCCAGGTTTCCAGCCCCCTTCTAAAGAAGATTCTGGCCCAGACAAAAGAGTCCGTGAATGAAGGAAACAGCCTGGCCGTTTCATTGGCCCAGCACCCGAAGATCTTTTCCGAGATCTATGTCAACATGGTGAAGGCGGGGGAGGAATCCGGTTCGCTCGACCTGGTTCTTCATCGTTTGGCAGAATTGACTGAGCATCAGCAGGCCCTGAGAGGACGGCTTAAGGCGGCCTTGGCATACCCGGTATTCATGATCTTTATTGGAGTCCTCGTACTTTTTTTCCTGATCACTTTCATCGTCCCCAACATCACCAAGATATTCGATGACATGCATCAGGTCCTCCCCCTTCCGACCCTGATACTCATCGGCGTCAGCAGTTTTTTCAAATCTTTCTGGTGGCTGGTGGCGGGTGGGGTTGCATTCGGATTTTTACTGATGAGAAGATTCATCCGGACGCCCGGGGGAAGACGTCTGTGGGACCGGATCAAACTGGGCGCCCCTTTGATCGGTTCACTCAATACCAAATCCGCAATGGCGCGGTTTTCCAGGACATTGGGCAGCCTGCTTCAGAACGGTGTCCCGCTTCTCTCCGCCCTCGGGATCGTCAGAAACATCGTCAACAACACGCGCATTGCCGAGGCTATCGATGACGCCATAGACGATATCCAGTCAGGGAGGGGACTTGCGGCTTCTCTTTCCAAGAGTCGTTGGTTCCCGCCTATCGCCATACAGATGATCTCAGCAGGAGAGCAAAGCGGGGAAGTGGAGGGGATGCTCAACAAGATTGCCGATATTTTTGAAGGGGAAGTGGAATCACAAGCCCTCGCCATGACCTCCATGCTCGAACCGGTCATGATTCTGGCTATGGGCGTCACCGTAGGGTTTGTGGTTATTTCCATCCTTCTTCCTATCTTTGAGATGAACCAGATGATACGGTGA
- a CDS encoding prepilin-type N-terminal cleavage/methylation domain-containing protein, with amino-acid sequence MRVEKLKDSGIQGLGDWGSRALPNLKFQRSPGFTLLEVMIALAVISIALMALLGSQSQGLFLANESRFNTTASLLAQGKMAEIETITDHQDLAPDSGNFGDEFPDYAWQVSIDNVSFEGAGKISERLKQIDLEVRFLPDNRYRYRLRLYRFFP; translated from the coding sequence TTGAGGGTTGAGAAATTGAAAGATTCAGGGATTCAGGGATTGGGGGATTGGGGGAGTCGTGCGCTGCCGAATCTCAAATTTCAGCGCTCACCCGGCTTCACCCTTCTGGAGGTGATGATCGCCCTGGCCGTTATCTCGATTGCCCTCATGGCGCTTCTCGGCTCCCAGTCGCAGGGTCTCTTCCTGGCCAACGAATCGCGATTCAACACCACTGCCAGCCTCCTGGCCCAGGGGAAAATGGCCGAGATCGAAACCATTACGGATCATCAGGACCTGGCCCCTGATTCCGGAAATTTCGGTGATGAATTTCCTGATTACGCCTGGCAGGTGTCCATAGATAACGTCTCATTTGAAGGGGCAGGTAAGATCTCGGAACGTCTCAAACAAATCGATCTGGAGGTCCGTTTTTTACCGGACAACCGTTATCGCTATCGACTCAGGTTGTACCGGTTTTTTCCATAG
- a CDS encoding prepilin-type N-terminal cleavage/methylation domain-containing protein — protein MFPGNKGYTLIELVVVIVMIGIVLTFAAPRLNNALLNDPLKSVARKMIGMIHDLRNEAVREQQAYTLHLDLNSNKCWTTWASMTLEEQALAREQAPSLPRNVRIRDVWIKGEGKIVEGEAPLLFTPKGYTRMSAVHLRSQDSREITLELNPFISKINILDKYVEFD, from the coding sequence ATGTTTCCCGGCAACAAAGGGTATACCCTTATCGAACTCGTTGTGGTGATTGTCATGATCGGCATCGTCCTCACCTTCGCTGCCCCCCGATTGAATAATGCCCTTCTCAACGACCCGCTGAAGAGCGTTGCCCGCAAGATGATCGGCATGATCCACGATTTGAGAAACGAGGCCGTTCGGGAACAACAGGCCTACACGCTCCATTTGGATCTGAATTCCAATAAATGCTGGACAACCTGGGCCTCAATGACCCTTGAGGAACAGGCGTTGGCCCGGGAACAGGCGCCCTCCCTCCCCAGGAATGTGCGTATCCGGGATGTCTGGATAAAGGGGGAAGGGAAGATCGTCGAAGGAGAGGCCCCCCTCCTGTTTACGCCAAAGGGATATACCCGGATGTCGGCCGTCCACCTCCGTTCGCAGGACAGCAGGGAAATCACCCTGGAGCTGAATCCTTTCATAAGCAAGATAAACATCCTTGATAAATATGTGGAGTTTGATTGA